ctagacgacttacatttcagtcgtcagaggttagttttgcatttgactggattatttcagaagtttgactttttggacgacttacatttcagtcgtctagtgaaaattaaaataataatatttttttaaaagtagacgacttaaagttaagtcgtcataggttagttttgcaattgaaaaaaaaaacttcaagatttaattatacacagacgacttataattcagtcgtccaccagacgacttaattgtaagtcgtccaggacttttttccgagattctggtcaaacctcgtaaatcctagacgacttacatttcagtcgtctcgtggacgactgaattataagtcgtctgtatataattaaatcttgaagttttttttttcaattgcaaaactaacctatgacgacttaactttaagtcgtctacttttaaaaaaatattattattttaattttcgccagacaactgaaatgtaagtcgtctggggaagtcaaacttctgaaattatccagtcaaatgcaaaactaacctatgacgactgaaatgtaagtcgtctaggttctttggaattttttttgaatccaaacaatagtagacgacttaactttcagtcgtctcaggttacagatttcaaagtcaattgtaaaaataacctctgcgttgaccagacgacttccaggtaagtcgtctacagccagacgactgaaaggtaagtcgtctacagccagacgacttcccaagtaagtcgtctgacgaacagatctggaaaaaaactcgatgtcataccttaaattggtgagataagttccttagcatacataaggcttctccaagcacacagaatcacaaacgaaagtcacccacccataattgttagcttctatgactctatgaaccataaaaaatttagaatcaaaatcttgggtttttttagctcattgtggagagaaattgagagatatgttgtgtttagttcacaagaatggaaaaagaagaagggtaaatcgattttgggagcattaagagcttcaaattggttgttcatggtggttgtggtattgatgacaatggcaatcttgtaattacttgaagatgatgagggtgagagagtaaaaatgtcattttcgaaaaaaaaaagaaaaaaaaattgatggcattttcgtaaattatatgaacttgtggggtgaatagggcaaaaccaattttcaaaaaaaagggaggttagttttgtgtttgactttaagttgtaggtcaattttgcaaaaatcccaTGATAAAATTGCATGAGAATAATTTTGTAGctgtacttatatatatatatacatatatatatatataattaattaatttaatgtaaaatttaaatttaaaatatggttGGACCAATTCAACCGTTGATCTGCCTTTCTCCCACATGATCTGCTTAATCTGCATGATCTGCTCTtaatctgcttgatctgcatgttctgcttgatctgcacCGCTTGAACTGCTTTTACCATTCGAACCCTACATCATACCTCTGTCTCACTGTCTCACCTTAACTCCAAATCAACACGCTTCCTTTGTAGAATCTGGAACAGCATTTACTATACATTTATTTCCAAAATTCGGTTTTACTTGGGGATTAGTGAAAGTTCTTTAAGTAACGTGAAAAGTCCAAATCATCTCATAAATGACTTAACATAGCATTACGCTTCAAAATGAACAGTTCAATACTAGTGAAATAGTAGTACGATTTAAGTTAAAAGTAGTGACCAGCTTCTTATCATTTCGTTCGATGGTTACATTGACCGCGTTGTGTACCAGTACCACGTTGTCAATCGAAACACAAATGCTATGATTACGTATTTACGTGAGTGTTTCATAACATTTAAGTTTCTAATGTTCACATGAATATTCATTCAATAAATATTTCAGATTAATTATCAAACCACAAAACATGCCctctataaaataaaactgtAGAATATCATTTGCAAAAGCTAAAAACATGGTTCGTTattaaatttacaaataattttagttataaattatataccataatGTCATAAACTCTGGTCAACTTAATAATTCAAGAGAATTAAGCAATCAATTCACTCGTTACGATATGCAAGATCCTTAACAACATTTATTAATCTCTCATACTACAAAATAAGTTAATCTGTCATCATCATTAGAATTCaagatataataaatatttctacCATCCTCCAACCTCTTTATTTAATAATCTCTTTGCTTAATCTCTGTCGACATctttaatttacaaatttatctctgttttcttttatattctTCCTCTTTGTCAAATCTGACAATTCCaaaggacaaaaaaaaatccgacGTCACTATTTATTAAAACACAACATAACGCTCGTCTCTTCTTTATATACTTCACTTTCAGACAATAACCCAACAAGAGATATTGCGTAAGATATCAAGAAATGGGGAATTGTCAAGCGGCGGAGGCAGCGACGGTATTGATCCATCACCCGGCGGAGAACAAGGTGGAGAGGATTTACTGGTCGGTGAAAGCAAGCGACGTCATGAGATCCAATCCCGGTCATTACGTTGCGGTGGTGGTCACGTCACCGACGTTAAAGAACGACAAAGGATCGCCGTTGAAGCAGCTCAAGCTCCTTCGTCCTGACGACACTTTACTCATCGGACATGTTTACCGTCTCGTCAGCTTTGAAGGTATACATACATACACACATTTGATCTCTCTGTTTTTGTCCTTCGtgtttcatataattaaatcttttattaaaagtgttcatgaatatatatatgcagAGGTTTTGAACGAGTTTGCGACGAAGAAATGTGTAAAGCTTGGGAAGCTATTGAAAGAAGGAGGAGGGCttgagttgaagaagaagaagaaacctagAAAGAAGACTGATCAGGAGATGGGTCGGGTCAACCCGAATCCGAATATGGATCCGGATCAAAAAAAAGATGGGGCTAATGTAAGTCACATGTCCATGCTCTACCTtgatcattataattttttaatgactGGCTCAGtagttgtaaaaaaaatttctataggGTCATGTAGAATATTTGAAGTAGGttttaattaaatgttttagTTTGGATCAtgcaatatttttgtaagaCTTTTAAGGGGTCACTTGACCATATATGCCAATGCACATCTTTCACATGCATAGATTTGGTCTAAGACATGTTAAACTATTCTTGTCCCTACGGATGCTTGATTTAACTCGACCGTCTGTTGTAGGTTAACGGAGAAGTCGATGGAGACGGTGTTATGAGGACGAGTcacggaggaggaagaggaagaggtggTGGTGGGTGGAGGCCAGCTTTGCATAGCATTCCGGAGTTTGGATCCTCATGAGAGAACTCTTTTAAAAGcatatagatatttttaaagCACTATCCGACAACATTGAAAGTTAATGTGTAAAGCGATGTTATTTATCATAGATGCTTTATTGAAGATCCAGTctcaataaatattttcaacaaACTTTAACGTTTTAAacatttgagatttttttatgaGTATTCTCGAACGAGATTTATCGTAAAGTTTTCACGTAATATCATAAAGTTTTCGATACATGCAATGATAAGATGTTAGGCGCAACCCACCGGGCAACTAACCAAATGATAAGTGTTTAAGCTGTTTTAACCAAACGGTGATTATTGGATGGTTAAGCCATACAAAAAATTCGATACCTTCAATGGTAAAGGTAGTTTGTTTAAAATCATCATAGCTATGAAGACCTTAGGCAGTTCATCGTAACGTAATTAACGGCTCAAATCATTTTCAGCTTCATTAATAATCGACCTTAGGGGTATCTTATTGACCCTCTCTTTCTTTCAATTAAACGAGACCAAAACTATTGAGAAGATTGATTTGACCAGAAATCTTGATGAAACATCAGAAGAATGTTTAATCAATCGTCATATTATTGTTATGATAAGGAAACATACGGAAAGAATCCAACCATGGATAATATTAGTTCAGAGAAAAAGCTCACAGAtgctaaaaaataaaagaaagaaaccaTGAgagctttctttttatttatcaaatgAGGTCTCTCCTTTTGCTCCGAgaaatggaggaagaagaagatgtaagaTCATCATCACTTCTCAGGCTGAGGATTGCCTTTCCACTTGAAGTTGTCCGAGTAAGACTTGGGCTGCAGTTTATGGTTAGATGAGAACAACCATCATAAGTAACATGTCTCTTCATATTATGCACTAGCGTGATGAGCAGTATGAtgatgagttaaaaaaaaaacaaatcaacatcCAGTGGAattagctaaaaaaaaaaagatagatacTAACCTTCAGTAGTGGCGTTTTGGGTTTCTTGACCTGCCATGAGACTCAGGAACGTGACACACtctcataaaaatataaaaaaacatataacaaagaAGGAAACATACAGTATAATCCCAGCCATGACGCTCAGCAAAGGACTTGGCAGCATCCTCAGAATCAAAAGAAAGAGCGGAGTCACCGACATTGGCATAAGGGTCACCTGTAGAAGTCCATCCCATCAATGGATTCTCCCACCTAACAAACATATCATAAGACTCGGTGAATCCAcagattatcttttttttttttttttaagttaattacaaaacaaaacaaaaatagattGAAGGAAGATACTTTAAGGTGGAGAGGAAGTTGATCTTCCATTTGCCAAGTTTGCCAGATCCTTGCTGAGTCGCAGTTCTAGCTGGTGAGTATATTATCACCTGCCAAAGATCACCCCATCTATCTCAATTTctcccccaaaaaaaaaaaaaaagactaattcAATAAATTCGAATGCTTTTAGCTTTTACCTTGCGGGAAAGATGCTCCTCTGGGATTCCCGAGACCTTACCGATCTCCCCACGCTTGTAATCCGATTCCACCACCGCGTCCGTTGATAAAGGTCGAGCTACACGCCGTAGCGTCGCCGCCGCGATACGGCCAGTCGATTGAGTAGCACGAAGCGCCATCGTGTCACGCAAAATGGAGAAATCTCTGGAAACAACTCtcttactaatttttatattattatagaatGGTGAATTTTCATTTCAGCCATcgaacaatttataaattatcCTATCTGTCTTACTATTATATAAATCTCCACAATACTCCCACCTATTATTTCCTTCACAAATTAAATGctaatatatgaattatgaaTTTTGGTTTATAGTACTAACATAACACACAAACAAACTTATGACCAGTGTACAATTTATCTTTGATGTATCTCAAATAATGaggtttttttgaatttaaaatttatatagtcATCATTATAGCTCCGAATGGTAACTGCGGTTTaagcggtgcgggacaagcggtttaactgcggtgcggttttaacagttataaaaacgtatagatatatgatatatgtagaaatttttgttactgttaactgcagTGCGGGGCGGAACGGTTCGTAACATTCgaaacctatatatatgtataaaaaaatgtttgtttattcaAAAGGTGCTCTTTGataatcctactatataaaagggactaaatccCTACTTTCTAAGCCTTGCCACATAGGCAAAATATTGTGAACCAATCAAGATGCCATGTCATCCGGACTTGagtttgagttaaaaaaaataagctaTTTTCGGAGCCCATTCGACCCATTTCGAAGCCTATTCCCGAGCCACTCTCTCATAAGCATAATCCCGTGTTCTAAACATCctgtgttaaattttttaaaacactcatatcttagaaatagtttagaaaatatctttatataaatgtttttttcttgaataatatttaactataattttttgtatcttcttaacttttataataaaaatattgttttcagatagcaacaaaatatatataaaaattatcttatttttcaatttttgataattttattatattattttagaatcaattatttaatattaatataacatataaattttatatgattaaaataaaattcttttttaattatatataaaattcattaagggtattgttttaattaacaCATTAGCGAATCACTTAGaacttaataataaatcaataacctatctaaaagtctaaaacctaataaaatatgaaaaataagaaaaactaactaaattttaatataaaatagaaatttaatattactaaaataaaatttattttttaatatatatataatattaattaagggtatttttttaattaataaattagtgacttagctaaaaataaataataaatcaatgacttagctaaaacctaataaaaacatgacaaataagcaaatttactaaaattatggataatatgaaatatgattgattctttaatacaaaattaaaataagagttttgttaaatcaaacataagtTTGTCGTatcggtgttacaaaaaaaaacaataattaatagtGTCGTAGGAATTATGTATTTTCCATTAGCGAATAAAATTGAAGTAGATTGTTGGAGGATATCTCAACGTATAGACGAGATTATGGAGATTGATATGGGAGTTGAAGTAACGGACACAACTGTTCCTCCGCAAAGAAACGCTCTTGCTAGACATCCTGAATAAAATGAAAGAGATATATATGAACTTGGCTTTGTGTTAATAGATGGTGACTTTCCAATGCTGTTTTGAGCAAGGGCCAATATACACGCACCAAATCACCACTGCAAGCGGAAGCTGAAGGTTTGCTATGGGCAATGCAAGTGATACTGAAGTTTGGACACAAAGAGATGGTTTTTCAATCAACTGTGAACAACTGGTTATACTCATTCAAAAGGAGGAAGACTGGCCTGCTTTGGACTCAGAGCTAGACGAAATACATGCTGTATCTAAATAATTTTCTGAACTTTCTATTGCTTATATTcttagatctttaaaattctgTACGAATAGCCTAGCAAAAGGTGTCCGATCACGCGCATCTCGATCAGCTTTTGTAAACCCTTTTGCACCAAGTTGGCTAGCCCCACAAGTTAGCATGAGGGTgccaaaaaagagaataaagttgaaagtgaaactaaatattccaatgaacaaatttataagAAGTTCATATTTATGTGGATGTCTATATgggacaaacaattttttttagacaatTATAGAATGTAGTCACGaaaaatcaatcttaaaatatataattaaaaaaaaccatttaaacaaatcatcaaaattttcaatattacagcaaataagaatataaagaccaACTATATTCTCTTCATGTATAATATGTTGTGGtaagattcaaaaaaattaacttactttATAGTAaggaaaaattagatttttaattccaaatttacagtaaaaacataacattttataaaactaaacaattgacataatagtataaaaatataaaaaaaaaattaaaatactatccgcgcgtagcgcggacaaggaCCTAGTTGTTTATAAC
The nucleotide sequence above comes from Brassica napus cultivar Da-Ae chromosome A9, Da-Ae, whole genome shotgun sequence. Encoded proteins:
- the LOC106444820 gene encoding uncharacterized protein LOC106444820: MGNCQAAEAATVLIHHPAENKVERIYWSVKASDVMRSNPGHYVAVVVTSPTLKNDKGSPLKQLKLLRPDDTLLIGHVYRLVSFEEVLNEFATKKCVKLGKLLKEGGGLELKKKKKPRKKTDQEMGRVNPNPNMDPDQKKDGANVNGEVDGDGVMRTSHGGGRGRGGGGWRPALHSIPEFGSS
- the LOC106444819 gene encoding NADH dehydrogenase [ubiquinone] iron-sulfur protein 4, mitochondrial isoform X1, which produces MALRATQSTGRIAAATLRRVARPLSTDAVVESDYKRGEIGKVSGIPEEHLSRKVIIYSPARTATQQGSGKLGKWKINFLSTLKWENPLMGWTSTGDPYANVGDSALSFDSEDAAKSFAERHGWDYTVCFLLCYMFFYIFMRVCHVPESHGRSRNPKRHY
- the LOC106444819 gene encoding NADH dehydrogenase [ubiquinone] iron-sulfur protein 4, mitochondrial isoform X2, which codes for MALRATQSTGRIAAATLRRVARPLSTDAVVESDYKRGEIGKVSGIPEEHLSRKVIIYSPARTATQQGSGKLGKWKINFLSTLKWENPLMGWTSTGDPYANVGDSALSFDSEDAAKSFAERHGWDYTVKKPKTPLLKPKSYSDNFKWKGNPQPEK